TCTAAAAAGATAGAAAAGCGCCGCCAATCGCTCGCGCCTTTGACTTTTCACTTCCCAGGGATTCGGCACCTGTGATGCAGTCTCGAAAGCCACTGCGAACTCGCGTTCGGGCTGCCGTTTACGAAACACCGCAAGTGATCGGGCAGCATGGAACCAGTTCGTTATCAAAAGCACCCGTCGCACCTCCGGCATCGCATCAATGATTGGGTCGGTGAAATCAGCATTCTCATGGGTGCTTGTCGCGTTTTGTTCATGGAGAATAAGACCGTTTGGAACTCCAGCCTCAGTCAACTCGCGTAGAATGGTCCCTCCATCCCCGGTTACCACGATAGGCAAACCTGGAAAGCGCGAGTGCCAGCGCAACGCTTCCCTCGACCTGGCTTCGTCTCCGCCTCCAAGCACCAGAACAAGGTCAGGTTTCCAGGATGGGTCTATAGGGACGGCATTGGGCCAGTTTCCCCACTGAATCCAACTTAGGGCAGCAACGATGATTGAAACAGCAGTCACGCAAAGGGTCGAAGTTTTCAGCCTGAAACTCATCAACATCTTACTTATTCACAGATGCACATGATCGGGCCGGGCGTGTCCGTTGATCAGCCATTCATTGACCTGTATCAATTGTGTGGCGACGTGATCCCAAGTGAAACGTTTCTCCACCAAGTCCCGGCCTTTTTTACCCATCGCGGCTCTTTCCCCATCGGTTAATGAAGCCAACTTTTCCAACCTGTCGGCAATGCTTGCCTTGTTTGCATGGATCAAGAATGCAGCGCCGTATTCAACTCCTACCGAAAGATTGCATGCCGGAGTCATCAGCACCGGCTTTGCGTAGGCCCACGCTTCCAGTATGACCATTGGCAGCCCCTCACTCAAAGAGGGGAGGATGAAAGCGTCCGCCGAGCGATATAACGCGTCTTTATCATCTCCGAACGTTGGACCATGAAACGTTACTGACCCGTTCGAACCGGCTTCAGAAAAGTTTTTGTCTTTCTTGGTTCGCTGCCACTTGAGTCCCAACTCGTCACACAATCGCATCAATTCGGATTCATGGTCGTTTTCATCCCAGCCTGCTATTTCAAGAGTCCAGCCACTTTCGGGATAAAGCTTCACAAAAACCTCCCAAGCTTTGATCATTTCCATCAATCCTTTTTTTGGATGGAGACGGCCCAAATAGAGCAACCGTTTCCGGCTGGCAGACCGCGTCACAGCATGATCGCTAGAAGCTTTCAAAGCCGGAAGATTGATGCCGTTGGGAATGACACAAATCGGAGATCGCACCCCCATTTTACGAATGGCCTCCAACTCCGAATCACACAAAGACCGAATACAAGAGGCTCCATTAAGATGGGCCGCCTCGAAACAGGCCAATGCCAATTGTTTTTTCCATCCGCTGTGTTTCAGCGCCCACGGATCCAACATGCCATGCGGGTGAATCACTTCTGCTCTTCCAGTGGTCCGGCGCCAACGCCATGACGCCCATGAAGGATAATTCCAGAGCCCATGCAAATGAACAACGTCTGGCGATGCAGAAACTAATGAACTACGCAGGTCCGGTGCGAATGCAAGACTGCGCGCCAACGCCGGTGTTGGTTTCGCCAAATGAAGAGGAACGGGAACCCAACTTTTCTCGTCTTCATTCGATTCGACATCTGAAACGCCAAATGTCTCAATTTGCACACCCTGCGTGTGAATCGATTGAGCGAGATGTTTGCACGCATCAAACAAGCCGCCTGCGCGACGTGAGACACGGTCGGTAACAAATGCCACCTTCATCGCAACGACAACAATCCAACCACCGCGCGACTTATGAAGGATGGTCGTTTAGGTCCCACCCGGATGGCAGCTTCGACCGCGACCTTCATACCTTCGCCAAACCGTTCGGGTCCCCAAGGTTGAATAAGTTCCCGACTCCGACGTCCCATTTCCGCCAGTTTCGCTTCTGTCAGGCTGGCCATCAATGTCAAGCAATCCGCAATTGATTGGGTATCATAAGGATCAAAAACGAAACCATTGGCACCGTCGACGACCAAATCATTGGCACAACCACACCGGTTCGAAACCATGACAGGCAGGCCGCTTGCCATGGCCTCATTGACAACCAGTCCCCATTGTTCGGTCGTGCTGGCGTGGATGAACGCAGATGCTTTCGCATAATAATCCGGGAGCTCATCGTATTGCAAAAATCCAGGCAAGGAAACAAAGCTGCCTAAAGCCAATTCGGACACTTGATGTTCCAAATTCTCTCGAAGCGGGCCATCACCGAGAATGGTAAGATTCCACAGGCTTGATGAGTTGCCATCTGCAGTTCCACGTGTGCGGTAGACCTTGTAGGCTTCCAGGAGACGCAACAGATTCTTCTTTTCAATGAATCTGGCGCTGGCGAGAAAACTCCCCGTAGAATTGCCAGGAGAAGTCTCTTGAATATTGATTGAGCGACGGTTGAAAAAGTCATTATCCACCGCGTCGTAGCCCAGCGCGATCTGAGAACCAGGCATGCCCAGGCAATGTAAATATTGTCGGTGGGACGAACCTCCAACCAACGCCGAGGATGAACAGGCCACAATCGATTTCTTTATCCACTCTTTCCATTCAACTCGAGGCTCGTCGTGTGCGTTGCTCTCAGACATCATGATCGACGGGACACCACGATTCATGCACCAATGAAGAGCGACCAGAGCCTCCTTGGAGCTCCAACCAGGAATCGCAACCACGTCAGGATTGAGTTGGGAAAGAGTCGTGTTCAGGCGTTCCCTGAAAGGAACATTGATGCCGTTGTCACTGCCTGCGGCATTCGACGTTCGCATCGAAATGATTTTGAGGTCGCCATGTTCACACCGGTTCCACGCATAGTCTTTGCTAAGTGTGGAGAACTCAATGCCCGTCACCCGGAAGAAGCCAGCTGCAGCCCCAAGCCTCGCCAAGTGATAGGGACCAAAGTGATCAAAAAGAACTGCCAGCTTCAATGGGAGTGTATTCACTGAATAGAAGGGGGACCGAAGCTGTCCTTAGCCTCGAATTTCCCTGATGAGCTCGGGTTCGATTCGCCCTTTCACCAGGTTCGATAGAGCAATCCAATTTCCTCGCAAACGCCCCAAACGGTCGACCGATTTGTCCCGCCGCATTACGCCAAACAGGTTCGCCGCAACGGCTTTAAGCACATGATTTTTTAGAACAGTGCTCCATTGAAAAACCCCGGTTGAGCCCAGATAGAATGGATTCATGATTTGTGCGAATCCAAACCGGATACCTGAGTCGCGTCCAGACTTCACAGCGAGGTGAGCCATGCATGCATTGGGGCTATAGGCGCATTTGCCGAATCGTTGAGCCCTGATGCCAATGTCGGCATCATCCATCCAGGAATACATGGGCAGCCTCTCATCAAACTGAATGTGATTAAACACCTCCCGGCGTATGGTCATGCAGCAACCGTAGAGACCCTTGTCGGAAGGATACCACCGAATGGCAAAGTCTGAATCGGGGGACCTAGGCGAATTTCCGTCGTATGCGTTGACCAAGTCCAATGCTTCCTGACGATCAACTCCACCATTGGCCAAAAGGTGGCCATCCAGACCTACAAGATCTTGATGCTCGCCAAATATTTTTCTGACGATTCGAAGGTATTCTTTAGACAGTTCGACATCGTCATCCATGATCGCAACAAGGGTTATCTCAGGACGCAGCTTCCGAATTCCGGCGTTGAGTTGTGCGGTTTTCCCCGATTGGTGATAGCAAAAATCAATTTCCCCTGACTCCCTGTCTACTTGAACGATGTCTGACTCGTTGGTGACGGCGAATACCACCTGCGCGGGCAGCAAAGCCTGCCTTCTGATTGATCGATAAGTCGCTGCCAACTCGACCGCCCGCCCCCGCGAAGGAATCAGAACAGCCAGGTCGCTACAAACTGCATGGCTCTTGCTGGTCATGTGCATCGTGGGAAAAGCGTTCCTGGCTCGACTTATGAACAAAACAACATTGTTGCACACCGCCTCGATTCCCCAGGCACTTCACTGATTGATTTTCCCCTTTGCGGGAGAGGGAGGGCGAGCTCCAGCACGCCTGGATAACCGGGGAACGTCTGGGATTCTGGCAAACAGATATCCGGCTCCAAGGAAAATCAGTTGATAAGTGACAGCGGGAACGAAATCAACGGTTTGATGCGTGATCGCCCGCATTGCCGACGTGCAAATCATGATGTAAAATATCTGGGCAAATGCGGCATTGGGCTGCATGGCAGCCGTCCATACCGATTTGAATAGCATGCCAACGGCGGCAAAAAACAAACAGCCAAACCAGCCGAACTGTTCGTAAGAGTCTCCCATTCCCGTGATGGTTGATCCGGGCGAGATTTCATAATTGGTCGCCAGCTCAGTAGAATAAATTTTCTCCAGGTTTGTTCCTACTAGAAGGGCTTCTTTGGTTTGTCTTCCGACAATCTGCGCTGGAACGAAACGATGCACCAACAAATTCCAATAGCCCGCGCCCCATCCGTATCGACGTTGAATGCGCGTCGATTCGATGATCGCAGCTCCATTTCGAAGTTCAAGAACCGACTCCCGGGTCACAAAATTTTTAAAATTCTCAACCAGGTTGACTTCGCGAATTTTACTAATTCCCTCGTCATGCATGATTCTGCGATAGTCTCCTGTTGCAGGAATCGCCAGCATTGCGAAGAATAGTCCAACAAACACCACAACACGGTTGGGTGGTTTTCGAAACAAAAAATAACTGGTTACTGCCAGCGCAAGAATCACAGTCGCGGTTGGCTCCCTTCGCCCCTGAACGATTGCTATCAGCGGACTGATTGACGAAAGTGCAAGTGCGGAAACCGTGAAGAAGTTGATCTTCTTCCGGAAAACATAATAGCAGATGGCGAATCCTGGATAGATCAAGGATCCGAAAAACATGTAAATCGTTGCGACGCCTGTGAGTCCACCGCGACTACCAAATGCAACCTGATCACGGGGAAGGAATACCCCCGAAGCAAGACCCACAAGAGCGAAGGCCACGCCAACGATCAAAAAACGATCAAGGTCCACAGGGCGGGAGATGTCGCGGATGATGGAAACGGAAGGTGCAAATTTGTAGCCAAACGCGCAGCACCATAGACATAGGCTGCATATTAGCAGCATGTCTTTGATTTCCGGCATGTTGACGCCCCCAGGAAAAAGAATTAGCGAGTAAGCTTGGGGGAGAACGAAAATCGCCATGACGGCGGCCATGAAATATGGATATTCGAAAATCTTCGCAGGCGATTTGAGAACAAACAGGAAAAAGACGATCAAGGTCGCAATCAACAGATAGAGATAGTAGTAAGGCATATGGTGTCAGGTCTGCAGATTCACCTAAAAATGGCAATCTGAGCTTTATTTATGTTGTAGGTTTTCCTATGAATGTGTGAAGGTTGACGCCACGGAACGAAACATGTCAATGTAGGACGTGCGCAATGCATCCCATGAGAAGCGCCTCACAATGCTGTTTCTTCGTCGACTCATCTCCTCAAAAGACGATACAGGGGTCTTCCCTAGTTCTTCAGACAGTTGCGCCGCAAGCTGTCCAGGCTTGGTGAGGTCAATCAAAGTTCCCACGTCACTCAATACATACTCAGTCACTTCATTCCGATGGGCGATGGTCGGAAGTCCATGCATCAGAGATTCGATGTAAACACGTCCAAAGCCTTCGGACAGGGATGCCAATACAAAGGCGTCAGAAGCCTGATAATAGTCATGGACACTTTCTTTTGGGAGGGAGAGGACGGAGTAATTGTCTGAACCCAGTCGTTCATTTGCGAGGGTGATGATCTCATTGCTTTGACTATCGGTTGAACCCAAGAGCTGAAGGAAAGGTCTTGGCCCAGACATCCGGGCTATCTCTTCAATCACGAAGTCCATTCTTTTGTGATGTTTGGAGATCCACCCTACGCTTAGCACAATTGGGCGGTTCAAAGGCAGATTGAGAGTGGAACGGAGTCGGCGCTTCGCATCAGCGTCAGGGAAGGGGCTTGAGGGCACTTTGATTCCATAAGGAACCAGAAAATGTTTGGCTGGCGGCTCACCAAAATGGATGGCTTCCTGGTGATAGACCGGCGCCACTTGGTGGACAAAATCGTATTGGGTGAAGGGCGGGTGACAGGGACCACCGTTGGAAAAGAGAAGGCGATAGGGAACTCCGATCTGTCTGCGAAAGCGATGCAACAAAAATCCCAAGTTAGCCTCGCTGTAGAAGACGACGGCAGGGTGAAATTTACGAATTTGTCGAACCACAGCCGGAAAACTGCTCCATTGCTCTACTGCATATGCACTACGTCCAGTGAGACGTCCAATTGCTGTGGCGATCTTCCCAGTTCGGGAGAAAAACCTTATCGCATGTTCATCGGGAGTCCGTTGTGAACCAGTGTGATCTTGTTTCGCACCTTTAATGAGCAGGGCCTCAATTTTCGGGTCAGTTTTCAGCTCGTCAAAAGCCTCGCGGAAAAACGTTTCAAATCCTCGGTTGACGGCTCCCAAACCCGTGCAACAAAAAAACACTCGTATAGGCGTGTCCGCAGCGACTGCATTGGTCTTTCCGTTCATTAAAGTAGGGCTCATTCCACTGCACCGATCCGCTCACAGTAGACATGAAACGTGTGAATTTGATCGACAAACTTATCACGTTTCATGTCAATCCTATCCAGCGATTGAACCCGCCATTTTCGTATGTGCAGCCAGTCAAAAATGTCAGATTGAGAAAAATTGAGTTTGTCCAAAAATTCCGGATGAATTTCAATCAGCAGCGTATTTGCATGCTTTAAAGTATTTTCCGCACCTTGTAGAACCTCCAACTCATAACCTTCTACATCTATCTTGATGATTTCTGGAGAAAAGTTTAAATCAGTGCATATATGGTCCAAGGGGCGGAGAGGCACTGAAATTTTTTCCCGTCTTTCATCCCCTTCTCCAGAAATATCGAGATGATGCCAGTTGAAATGCATGTCCAGAGAACCGGTTGAAGCTCCGCAAGCAACCTGGAGACAGCGTAGCGACTCACTCATGTCATTCAATTGGGCGTTGGTAGTCCGATACTGATGAGCGAGAGGCGAAGGATCTATTGACAGCACCCGGCCATTCGGATTGATGTTGAGAAATACCAATGAAAAGATTCCGTGACTTGCTCCGATGTCGGCGAAGGTATTTGCACCTGCAATAAGAGATATGAAGAAATCAAGTTCCTTCACCATTTCAGGTGACCGCCAGCAAAACCAACTGAAAGGTTCCTTGCTTTCGGGATCTAGAATCAATTTGAGGTCCGGCCTGACTTGCATCGCCTCGGAAGTTTGTGCGAGCTCAAAGGCCTGACGTAGGCGGGCAATTTCAGGATCTGGACGATGTCTTAATGTCCGGATTTTCTGAATCGTCTGGAAAAGCGGTGCAGGAAGCAATCTTCTGGTGATGCGTTTTAGCTGATTGAGACTCATAATTTTTTGGGTTCCATCCAGAGCCATGACATCTTGACCGGGCGCCACTCGCTGACGGCCCAGTCCAGATAAGATTGAGGAAGAAGCGATGTGGCCATGGTCCGCCATGGAAAATCCTCAGTGGAGCGAGGCTCTTGCCAAATGTGAGAAATTTTGTGGGTGGTATTGAATCGATCAATCAAAGTCTGAGTGATGTCGGGGACCAAAAAATCGTGTAATTCGACCAGAATGGTTGAATGAATCAATTGGGGAACAACGCTTGGATCCAGCAATTGTTTTTCATATCCCTCAACGTCGCATATCACGGCGACCGAGTCCTCATCTTGTAAAAGTTTAAACAGATCGGAAGTTTCACACTTGCCGCGGATCGAAACGCGCTCAGCAACACCATTTGACTCCGACATCTCACGAAGGGTGTCATGGGCAGATAATTCCATTTCAAATGCGACCACTTTTGCGTTGGGCAGTCGTCGAGCCATGCCTACCGCGTAATAACCTTCCGCTGCCCCGACATCGACCACCATCGAAGGTGAATTTGCGATCAAGCTCTCAATGCAAGAGACCAGCTCTCGTTCGTAAATGCCGAGCAATTTTGGAATATAGGCGCTGCCTTGGGACTTCCTGGCGTAGCGCATCCCTGCGAAAGGCCCATTCATTACTGAGTTGAATGATCTCTTCTGGGTAAGGTGGGTCAAATATCCAATTGGTCGAAATCGTTCAGGGATGATTTTGCGAAGATAGGAGGCAAGCATTGAAAAATTTAAACTGGTTTTTTAAGCGAAACAGAACTCAAGCGTCCGTCCTGTTTGTGCCAAGTTCGGTTTCCATACGTCTTGCCACTGCGGCTGGAATCTGTTTGGGATAAGCACCGTCTGGCCAGCCGGTTCGGGTCTGATCAAGGATGGGAAGGAGAAAGGCATGGGCCAATCGCTGAAGAGAACGGATGGCGGGTTTTGCGAGATGATTGGATTGATGAACCTCCGGTAGTTCCGTTTCCGGCAGCCAGTAGTGTAAACCAGGGGCGTCGTCGGGAGTGATGAGATTCTCCCATTCGCCCATTGCCCAATGATGCAACTCGGGTGCGCTCCAGTTGGAACGATTGTCTTGATCGGCCATCATCATTGCTCGAAGAAAACAGCGCCGCTCCAGCTGAACGGGGTCGCGGTGGGCGTAGTGCCGAATTGGAAGACGTTCAGCGGCAAGATAACCGGCGTTGTATGGAAAGGACACCGACGGCGGCCAATGCATGGTGTCGCGGTAACGACACATCCTCGGTTCCGAATAAACACTGGGTTGATACCAACGTCTCCTTTCTTCAATTGGTTTAATCCGGTCGGTCATGGACTCTTTCCCCTCATTCCATGCGTCGACTTCAGATTTCAGAAGAACAAAGTTGTAATACTGGTGGTAAACTATTGTTTCGTAGGGACGCAGGCGCTCCTTAACAAAGAGGGGAGGGGGAACATGATGAAACTCGTCAGCGTCAACTCGGAGAAACCAGTCTCCAGTTCGCATTATTTGTCGTGCTTGATGAAAAATCCAACCTCTTACAATGGTATCGTTAAAGTATACCGGGTCCCTTCGAAGAGGAACAATGCGTCGCTCAATTTGCGCCAGATCACAAACGATTTCCCAAGTTCCATCCACACTACCGGTGTCAAACACGTAGATAAAGTCCGACCACGTCAAAAGATGTCTTATCGATTGTTCAATGATTTCGGCCTCGTCTCGAACAGGTAGCAGGCTAAAGAATCTCATTCGATCACGTGCGAGATAGTTGCGGAGCAGTTTAATGGAAAGCGATTCGATCATTCTCTGATCG
This is a stretch of genomic DNA from Phragmitibacter flavus. It encodes these proteins:
- a CDS encoding YdcF family protein, coding for MLMSFRLKTSTLCVTAVSIIVAALSWIQWGNWPNAVPIDPSWKPDLVLVLGGGDEARSREALRWHSRFPGLPIVVTGDGGTILRELTEAGVPNGLILHEQNATSTHENADFTDPIIDAMPEVRRVLLITNWFHAARSLAVFRKRQPEREFAVAFETASQVPNPWEVKSQRRERLAALFYLFRYGVNPFSP
- a CDS encoding glycosyltransferase, which translates into the protein MKVAFVTDRVSRRAGGLFDACKHLAQSIHTQGVQIETFGVSDVESNEDEKSWVPVPLHLAKPTPALARSLAFAPDLRSSLVSASPDVVHLHGLWNYPSWASWRWRRTTGRAEVIHPHGMLDPWALKHSGWKKQLALACFEAAHLNGASCIRSLCDSELEAIRKMGVRSPICVIPNGINLPALKASSDHAVTRSASRKRLLYLGRLHPKKGLMEMIKAWEVFVKLYPESGWTLEIAGWDENDHESELMRLCDELGLKWQRTKKDKNFSEAGSNGSVTFHGPTFGDDKDALYRSADAFILPSLSEGLPMVILEAWAYAKPVLMTPACNLSVGVEYGAAFLIHANKASIADRLEKLASLTDGERAAMGKKGRDLVEKRFTWDHVATQLIQVNEWLINGHARPDHVHL
- a CDS encoding glycosyltransferase family 4 protein, which translates into the protein MKLAVLFDHFGPYHLARLGAAAGFFRVTGIEFSTLSKDYAWNRCEHGDLKIISMRTSNAAGSDNGINVPFRERLNTTLSQLNPDVVAIPGWSSKEALVALHWCMNRGVPSIMMSESNAHDEPRVEWKEWIKKSIVACSSSALVGGSSHRQYLHCLGMPGSQIALGYDAVDNDFFNRRSINIQETSPGNSTGSFLASARFIEKKNLLRLLEAYKVYRTRGTADGNSSSLWNLTILGDGPLRENLEHQVSELALGSFVSLPGFLQYDELPDYYAKASAFIHASTTEQWGLVVNEAMASGLPVMVSNRCGCANDLVVDGANGFVFDPYDTQSIADCLTLMASLTEAKLAEMGRRSRELIQPWGPERFGEGMKVAVEAAIRVGPKRPSFISRAVVGLLSLR
- a CDS encoding glycosyltransferase family 2 protein, with protein sequence MHMTSKSHAVCSDLAVLIPSRGRAVELAATYRSIRRQALLPAQVVFAVTNESDIVQVDRESGEIDFCYHQSGKTAQLNAGIRKLRPEITLVAIMDDDVELSKEYLRIVRKIFGEHQDLVGLDGHLLANGGVDRQEALDLVNAYDGNSPRSPDSDFAIRWYPSDKGLYGCCMTIRREVFNHIQFDERLPMYSWMDDADIGIRAQRFGKCAYSPNACMAHLAVKSGRDSGIRFGFAQIMNPFYLGSTGVFQWSTVLKNHVLKAVAANLFGVMRRDKSVDRLGRLRGNWIALSNLVKGRIEPELIREIRG
- a CDS encoding glycosyltransferase family 4 protein — protein: MNGKTNAVAADTPIRVFFCCTGLGAVNRGFETFFREAFDELKTDPKIEALLIKGAKQDHTGSQRTPDEHAIRFFSRTGKIATAIGRLTGRSAYAVEQWSSFPAVVRQIRKFHPAVVFYSEANLGFLLHRFRRQIGVPYRLLFSNGGPCHPPFTQYDFVHQVAPVYHQEAIHFGEPPAKHFLVPYGIKVPSSPFPDADAKRRLRSTLNLPLNRPIVLSVGWISKHHKRMDFVIEEIARMSGPRPFLQLLGSTDSQSNEIITLANERLGSDNYSVLSLPKESVHDYYQASDAFVLASLSEGFGRVYIESLMHGLPTIAHRNEVTEYVLSDVGTLIDLTKPGQLAAQLSEELGKTPVSSFEEMSRRRNSIVRRFSWDALRTSYIDMFRSVASTFTHS
- a CDS encoding FkbM family methyltransferase, whose amino-acid sequence is MADHGHIASSSILSGLGRQRVAPGQDVMALDGTQKIMSLNQLKRITRRLLPAPLFQTIQKIRTLRHRPDPEIARLRQAFELAQTSEAMQVRPDLKLILDPESKEPFSWFCWRSPEMVKELDFFISLIAGANTFADIGASHGIFSLVFLNINPNGRVLSIDPSPLAHQYRTTNAQLNDMSESLRCLQVACGASTGSLDMHFNWHHLDISGEGDERREKISVPLRPLDHICTDLNFSPEIIKIDVEGYELEVLQGAENTLKHANTLLIEIHPEFLDKLNFSQSDIFDWLHIRKWRVQSLDRIDMKRDKFVDQIHTFHVYCERIGAVE
- a CDS encoding glycosyltransferase family 2 protein, whose translation is MEIFFAGFDQRMIESLSIKLLRNYLARDRMRFFSLLPVRDEAEIIEQSIRHLLTWSDFIYVFDTGSVDGTWEIVCDLAQIERRIVPLRRDPVYFNDTIVRGWIFHQARQIMRTGDWFLRVDADEFHHVPPPLFVKERLRPYETIVYHQYYNFVLLKSEVDAWNEGKESMTDRIKPIEERRRWYQPSVYSEPRMCRYRDTMHWPPSVSFPYNAGYLAAERLPIRHYAHRDPVQLERRCFLRAMMMADQDNRSNWSAPELHHWAMGEWENLITPDDAPGLHYWLPETELPEVHQSNHLAKPAIRSLQRLAHAFLLPILDQTRTGWPDGAYPKQIPAAVARRMETELGTNRTDA